TAAATAGGAAGAAATAGGCGGCGGAGGGGAAACTGTTGGGGCCGATCAGGGGGATTCTAGTGAGgcggagaggagagaggacactatgTCCGGGGCTGACATCACAATGGTGGGTGTATACGGGGTcttccctgcagagtatatagaggagccgcGTCCCTGTCCTATTCCAGACCTGATACCGATCACATCCTgcaccctcccccagcagccTGACTCCCTTCACCTGAAGAGGAGGCGGCggggaaattattttttatacattattttattgtTCTATGTATTAAATTACTGGAAAAGATCGCCCAGTGTGAACACTGACCGTGCGGTTGTTTTACAATCTATTTTACCTGTCAGCGATCACCGTGTATTTAGACCTGATGAAGTCTTAGTGGGGGGGAGAGATTCCCGGGCCCGtcattgataaaacccttcccgATCTGGCTATAACGCGTGTCCGTGTGAATATAGCGTTAACTATAGAAAAGCTTTGGATGAATCTTCtgaaagtaaaattaaaatatgatttaaaaaaaccAAGATGGAACATTAAAACTAATACCAATAAAACGAGGAAagaggcaaaaaataaaacacttatcATGAAGCATAAAAGTTATCACAGGGCTACTAGTATTATTGGTTACAATAGATAATCTAAACCACTGAAATGCGTCTGGTTACCCCCATCTATGTGACCACACAACTGGAAAATCAtttttatttgcgcaaaaaacaagcgctAGATTGTGACAACTTTCAATCATCATTAACTCTTTAGCGAGGACTCTACTCCAGTATTATCACTGGGAACATCCAGACCGCACCTGAACACCACCGATCTCTCCCCTTCAGGCTTCCATGCACGGCCGGTTTATTCACAAGCTGAGACCGAGACAGCGGGAGGGTGATCGGTGTATGAGTGGGAGCGGTGTGCGGTTATCTACACCAGACTTTTACTTATAATTCATGACTATAATTAATTTCCAAAGATTATAACCAACGGCAGCTGTGCGAGCATTGCGCATAGGATTAGAATCTTTATTGGTGACATACACGAGAATGAGGGGGATCTCTCCATTGTTATCGGGTCTGGAGGAAGCGGGAAATTCAAaccctgaacatcctgtgatcagCCAATGTGTGAGTGTGGAAAGGGGCATTAATAAATGAACATTGACCCATCGGGATTTATATAGAATTAATGCTGCCTATGAGCGGAGAAATACTCTGATACTGTGGTGTCCTTCCTGCTGTGTAGAGTCGGGCTCGGGTCCTTTGTCATTTCATTGTAGTAAACATgccactaaagggttaacaatgaGCCGTGTGCGCGGTCCCGATAACAATGGAGAGATCTCCCCGAGATGTAGAGGCTGATTCTGTGGCTGACTACTACCCTCATCCTCCTTGTTTCTCTATTGTTCCCtcccagtcagtgcacacacaGTAGGATGAGAGTCTCATAATAAACCCCGGCGATACCGATCAATAGATTCCCCGGTCAGTGAATGATTTATTGATCGTGGAGAGACGACGTGTGGGCACATGAGAATATACATCCTGCAGTCAGAGAGAACCGCAGCCGCCGCTCTGATCTCACCCGATCCCGGAGCAGAATATATATAGTATCAATAGACTGTACTGACAGAATAGCGGCCACATATACAGAACAGAATACGGGGAATACAGACAGGAGAAGCCCCAGCTCTATTATAGACAATGTGggtggctcttagaagagcctttggggtgacagcaggaggcggagcaggttacttggcgctggtgtacttggtgacggccttggtgccctcggacacggcgtgcttggccagctctccaggcagcagcaggcgcacggcggtctggatctcccgggaggtgatggtggagcgcttgttgtagtgagccaggcgggaggcttcccctgcgatgcgctcgaagatatcgttgacaaaggagttcatgatacccatggccttggaggagatgccggtgtcagggtggacctgcttgagcaccttgtacacgtagatggcatagctttcctt
This region of Hyla sarda isolate aHylSar1 unplaced genomic scaffold, aHylSar1.hap1 scaffold_1046, whole genome shotgun sequence genomic DNA includes:
- the LOC130299338 gene encoding histone H2B 1.1, with protein sequence MPDPAKSAPAPKKGSKKAVTKTQKKDGKKRRKTRKESYAIYVYKVLKQVHPDTGISSKAMGIMNSFVNDIFERIAGEASRLAHYNKRSTITSREIQTAVRLLLPGELAKHAVSEGTKAVTKYTSAK